Proteins encoded by one window of Chryseobacterium foetidum:
- a CDS encoding SusC/RagA family TonB-linked outer membrane protein: protein MKKSIVALGILFGTTGLIFAQEKDSIASPNSKTKDIEEVVVIAYGSQKKGEVTGSVGKVNVESFKDRPIARVDQALTGQIAGVKTRSTTGKPGEPLEIRVRGTASISANNSPVYVVDGMVVDDIANISPDDVQSIDVLKDAASTAMYGSRGSNGVVIVTTKKGMSGKPSFTYSQYYGVQTIEKKLDIMTSTEWIDYVSEAINKRWVSLAPGHLASDSYEKRAQYFNLANTTDYNLANITAMVDPRWGTDKVAYIDWQDAFYRPASIQNYQLAVRGGSNNVKYAISGAYFDQEGLALNTGFNRFNLSAVIDVNISPKWKAGISLRPSYSKSYGAAVDGKDNEAHKMLSMVPVAELSAGLYTNFWKNQRYRWAGSTVSPIGVLENTTNNTNEFRLLSSLYMSYDIAPGLNFKISGGATNNFNINNGYTPTFNLVTNIPGQVSIASRRTVNYNRYLGEALLDYKKRFGDHSIAAIAGYSAENYRTTSQYNRNRGFANDDLQTFNFTQSASVLNSEYTASEWMLVSMFGRVNYDYKKKYMLSASIRRDGSSRFGWNNLWGTFAAFGGAWKIDEENFLKDQSWLSNLKVRYSWGENGNNSIGEYRAFGTLAGGNYSFGGALSNGLIPNTIPNPDLTWEKTQSSDFGFEFGLFNRINFTADYYIKKTNDLLLQQPIPSLTGYTTMWKNVGSVENRGLELDLSTKNLTGAFKWNTSGNIAFNNNKVLQLGSSNAPIYTGFSGLTNIIQVGQELNSFYLYDAIGVLSSADIANSAVAKTSGAIAGDVKYKDFNGDGKIDENDRHIIGSPVPDYYWGFTNTFSYKNFDLSVFFQGQKGGYSYALLGRAIDRPGMGTTTNVMGNWANRWRSDAEPGDGKTPRLDGTTGSLLDTRWLYDATYIQLKNITLGYNFDQDLVSKLKISNLRLYVSLENVWRKDNYYGGYNPESVQSDGTDYGAYPNAKVYMMGLNFNF, encoded by the coding sequence ATGAAGAAATCCATAGTAGCTCTAGGTATTTTATTCGGTACCACAGGTTTGATCTTCGCACAGGAAAAAGACAGCATTGCAAGTCCCAACAGCAAGACAAAAGATATTGAGGAAGTTGTAGTAATTGCCTACGGTTCGCAAAAGAAAGGCGAAGTGACCGGTTCCGTAGGAAAAGTGAATGTTGAAAGTTTTAAAGACCGTCCTATTGCAAGAGTAGATCAGGCTTTAACAGGGCAAATTGCCGGTGTTAAAACACGTTCCACAACAGGTAAACCTGGAGAACCACTTGAAATCAGGGTGCGTGGTACGGCTTCAATTTCTGCAAATAACTCACCAGTGTATGTGGTTGACGGAATGGTTGTAGATGATATTGCCAATATTTCGCCGGATGATGTGCAATCGATTGACGTGCTTAAAGATGCGGCTTCTACGGCCATGTACGGATCCCGTGGTTCAAACGGTGTTGTGATCGTTACTACCAAGAAAGGAATGTCAGGAAAACCTTCATTTACCTATTCTCAATATTACGGAGTGCAAACAATAGAGAAAAAGCTGGATATCATGACGAGCACAGAATGGATCGATTATGTGTCTGAAGCCATCAACAAAAGATGGGTTTCTCTTGCTCCGGGACATTTGGCCTCCGATAGCTATGAGAAAAGAGCTCAGTATTTTAATCTTGCAAATACTACAGATTATAACCTTGCCAATATTACTGCAATGGTTGATCCGCGATGGGGAACCGATAAGGTGGCATACATAGACTGGCAGGATGCATTTTACCGTCCCGCGTCTATTCAGAATTATCAGTTGGCAGTGAGAGGCGGTAGCAACAATGTGAAATATGCAATTTCCGGAGCTTATTTTGATCAGGAAGGTCTGGCATTGAACACCGGATTTAATAGATTTAACTTAAGTGCGGTTATCGATGTTAATATTTCACCCAAATGGAAGGCGGGAATTTCATTAAGACCCAGTTATTCAAAGAGCTACGGTGCCGCTGTTGACGGAAAGGACAATGAAGCGCATAAAATGCTTTCTATGGTTCCGGTTGCAGAACTTTCTGCGGGACTTTACACCAATTTCTGGAAAAATCAGAGATACCGATGGGCAGGCTCTACGGTGAGCCCGATTGGTGTTCTAGAGAATACAACGAATAATACGAACGAATTCAGATTGCTTTCCAGTTTGTACATGTCCTATGATATTGCACCAGGATTAAATTTCAAAATTTCGGGGGGCGCAACCAATAATTTCAATATCAATAATGGTTATACACCAACCTTTAATCTCGTGACAAATATTCCAGGGCAGGTGAGTATCGCCAGCAGAAGAACGGTGAATTACAACAGATATTTGGGTGAAGCTTTATTAGATTACAAGAAAAGATTCGGAGATCACAGTATCGCAGCTATAGCCGGATACAGTGCTGAGAATTACAGAACTACTTCCCAATACAACAGAAACAGAGGTTTTGCCAATGATGATTTACAAACCTTCAACTTTACGCAGTCTGCATCAGTTCTTAATTCAGAATATACGGCTTCAGAATGGATGTTGGTTTCGATGTTTGGACGTGTAAACTACGATTACAAAAAGAAATACATGTTGTCTGCGAGTATTCGTAGAGACGGATCTTCAAGATTCGGATGGAATAACCTTTGGGGAACATTTGCCGCATTCGGTGGAGCATGGAAAATTGACGAAGAAAACTTCCTGAAAGATCAATCCTGGCTTAGCAATCTGAAAGTGAGATACAGCTGGGGAGAAAACGGAAATAACTCAATCGGTGAGTACCGGGCTTTCGGAACACTTGCTGGCGGAAATTATTCTTTCGGTGGTGCGTTGTCTAATGGTTTAATTCCAAACACAATTCCGAATCCTGATTTGACCTGGGAGAAAACGCAGTCTTCAGATTTTGGTTTTGAATTCGGATTATTCAACAGAATCAATTTTACAGCAGATTACTATATTAAAAAAACAAACGACTTACTTCTTCAGCAGCCGATTCCTTCATTGACAGGGTATACAACCATGTGGAAGAACGTGGGTTCGGTTGAAAACAGAGGTCTGGAACTGGATTTAAGCACCAAAAACCTAACAGGTGCTTTCAAATGGAATACATCAGGAAACATTGCTTTTAATAACAACAAAGTTTTACAGTTGGGAAGCTCTAACGCACCAATTTATACAGGTTTCAGTGGTTTAACCAACATTATCCAGGTAGGGCAGGAGTTGAATTCTTTCTATTTGTATGATGCAATTGGAGTACTTTCGTCGGCAGATATTGCCAATTCAGCAGTTGCAAAAACCAGTGGAGCAATCGCGGGAGATGTGAAGTACAAAGATTTCAACGGTGACGGTAAAATTGATGAGAATGACCGTCACATTATCGGAAGTCCTGTTCCGGATTATTACTGGGGATTCACAAATACTTTTTCATATAAGAATTTTGATTTATCTGTTTTCTTCCAGGGTCAGAAAGGTGGATACAGCTACGCATTGCTTGGGCGTGCAATCGATAGACCAGGTATGGGAACTACAACCAACGTGATGGGCAATTGGGCAAACCGCTGGCGTTCTGATGCTGAGCCAGGCGATGGTAAAACACCAAGATTAGACGGTACAACGGGAAGTCTTTTGGATACAAGATGGTTATATGACGCAACTTATATTCAATTGAAAAACATTACTTTAGGTTATAACTTTGATCAGGATCTGGTAAGCAAACTGAAAATTTCCAATCTTAGACTTTATGTGAGTTTGGAAAACGTCTGGAGAAAAGATAATTACTACGGCGGATACAATCCTGAGTCTGTGCAGTCAGACGGTACCGATTATGGTGCATATCCGAATGCCAAGGTTTATATGATGGGTCTAAACTTTAATTTCTAA
- a CDS encoding DUF7674 family protein encodes MKDTKTSVNQKTAAEYLKFFYPRLRTEIAELSLKGNFAGIIQSTVNYLRTLLLESKTNIIAYHIKLMDMIYKKGDEYVRDIIENIFVRSFSSFRKHGKISQWKVLYQNMPVSFQLIYNEQRKQDRIFFGK; translated from the coding sequence ATGAAAGACACCAAAACATCTGTAAACCAGAAAACCGCTGCAGAATATTTAAAATTTTTCTATCCGAGACTGCGTACCGAGATTGCTGAACTGTCGCTAAAGGGCAACTTTGCAGGAATCATTCAGAGTACTGTAAATTATTTGAGAACCCTCTTACTTGAGTCAAAAACCAACATTATTGCCTACCACATCAAACTGATGGATATGATCTACAAAAAGGGAGATGAATATGTGAGAGACATTATTGAAAACATCTTTGTGCGTTCATTTTCAAGCTTCAGAAAACATGGCAAAATAAGCCAGTGGAAAGTACTTTACCAGAATATGCCTGTCAGTTTCCAACTGATTTATAATGAACAGCGAAAGCAGGACAGAATATTTTTTGGAAAATAA
- a CDS encoding nucleoid-associated protein produces MFTKIVVHRVGNKINGESLILSQEELQLDEGTVEMLENYFLGSFKTEETYQFYSDTYLVNNPVYSAVSEIFEDKEKFLWEAENIAKHLFEAAENPRVQGGELFIVFFEDEKEDDEKVHKIGIFKTEKRDSFLKIFPKNETFELEKDQGISLSKIDKAALIYDNGKENGYVLSVVDNNKNGDMYYWFEDFLKVKQRDDEYFHTQEALMVYKDYITKQLPQEFEVSRADQADFLNQSINFFKEKEEFKLDDFAAEVLKDEHVIESFNNYKTDYEQEMQINIAEEFPISEAAVKKTQRHFKSIIKLDKNFHIYIHGDRKMLEQGQDEKGKYYMLYFDKEV; encoded by the coding sequence ATGTTTACAAAAATTGTTGTCCACAGAGTCGGAAATAAAATCAACGGAGAATCGCTTATACTTTCGCAGGAAGAATTGCAATTGGATGAAGGAACGGTAGAAATGCTGGAAAATTATTTTCTGGGCTCGTTCAAGACAGAAGAAACCTATCAGTTTTACAGCGATACTTATTTGGTTAATAATCCTGTGTACAGCGCTGTTTCAGAAATTTTTGAGGACAAAGAAAAGTTTCTCTGGGAAGCAGAAAATATTGCAAAACATCTTTTTGAAGCAGCAGAAAATCCAAGAGTTCAGGGTGGAGAATTGTTCATCGTTTTCTTTGAGGACGAAAAAGAGGACGACGAAAAAGTGCACAAAATCGGGATTTTTAAAACAGAAAAAAGAGATTCTTTCCTGAAAATATTTCCTAAAAATGAAACCTTTGAGCTTGAAAAAGATCAGGGAATCAGCCTTTCTAAAATTGACAAAGCCGCATTGATTTACGATAACGGAAAAGAAAACGGCTATGTACTATCTGTGGTAGACAACAACAAAAACGGCGATATGTATTACTGGTTTGAGGACTTTTTGAAGGTAAAACAGCGCGACGACGAATATTTCCACACTCAGGAAGCTTTGATGGTTTATAAAGATTATATCACAAAGCAGCTTCCTCAGGAATTTGAGGTTTCAAGAGCAGATCAGGCAGATTTTTTGAATCAGTCTATCAATTTTTTCAAGGAAAAAGAAGAATTTAAATTAGATGACTTTGCAGCAGAAGTTCTGAAAGACGAGCATGTAATTGAAAGTTTTAATAATTATAAAACTGATTACGAGCAGGAAATGCAAATCAATATTGCTGAGGAATTTCCAATCAGTGAAGCGGCAGTAAAAAAAACGCAGAGACATTTTAAAAGCATCATCAAATTAGACAAAAATTTCCATATTTACATTCACGGTGACCGAAAGATGCTGGAGCAGGGTCAGGATGAAAAAGGGAAATATTACATGCTGTATTTTGATAAAGAAGTATAA
- a CDS encoding RagB/SusD family nutrient uptake outer membrane protein codes for MKTNKKYTFPLRFNFKTLSKALLFGALTIGTVSCEDDLMLEPENNITQTSFYTTELQIQQALSGVYSAMINSSSRGGYDVNFYLLASEVRSNNFTALSQNGNRDYYAINRFQDTSSTEEMEILWEDAYQQINYANNILARIDEVPFASNTVKEQYRSETKFLRAYAYFELMRCFGKVPLVQKPVSPEEAVTIPRTDLATLYTFITSEIEASIGGLKAIHDNANKGRITKSAAHAMLGRIYLTGSGFPLNNTSYVAKAKDHLSTVILGEGQFVTFAPNYADLFKSVNDNKYHIFEIQHIGGGLSQGSYLPSYVSPNFGSADPFFNAQSSLYTANELGVSQSLINSYEPGDLRYPLTIRTSFIATNGQPDNSNFFVKFREKGIALSNRYDWPINFPIIRYADVILMYAEILNSQGNTSQAVPHLNRIRQRAGLAPLPTSMSAADFTTALRKERRVEFAGEGVYWHDLVRWNTGVAVINQAAAQLNYNFTITTNDYLYQIPLSQIQVAGYEQNP; via the coding sequence ATGAAAACAAACAAAAAATATACATTCCCGCTAAGATTTAATTTTAAAACTTTAAGTAAAGCATTGCTGTTTGGAGCGTTGACAATAGGAACAGTTAGCTGTGAAGACGATCTGATGCTTGAGCCGGAAAACAATATTACACAAACTTCTTTCTACACCACAGAACTGCAGATTCAGCAGGCACTGTCGGGCGTTTATTCCGCGATGATCAATTCTTCTTCAAGAGGAGGCTATGATGTTAATTTTTATCTTTTGGCATCGGAAGTCCGTTCAAATAACTTCACCGCACTTTCACAAAACGGAAACAGGGATTATTACGCTATCAACCGTTTTCAGGATACTTCATCTACAGAAGAAATGGAGATTCTGTGGGAAGATGCCTACCAGCAGATCAATTACGCCAACAATATTTTAGCAAGAATCGATGAGGTTCCTTTTGCCAGCAACACGGTAAAAGAACAGTACAGGTCTGAAACCAAATTTCTCAGAGCTTATGCCTATTTTGAGTTAATGCGTTGCTTCGGGAAAGTCCCTTTAGTTCAGAAACCTGTGAGTCCTGAAGAAGCGGTTACCATTCCAAGAACAGATTTAGCCACATTGTACACATTCATCACCTCAGAAATAGAAGCTTCCATAGGTGGATTGAAGGCAATTCATGACAATGCCAACAAAGGCCGCATCACAAAATCTGCTGCACATGCAATGCTGGGAAGAATTTATCTTACAGGCTCAGGTTTTCCTTTAAACAACACTTCTTACGTTGCTAAAGCGAAAGATCATCTATCTACGGTGATTTTGGGTGAAGGTCAGTTCGTTACTTTTGCTCCGAATTATGCAGATCTTTTTAAAAGTGTAAACGACAATAAATACCATATTTTTGAAATCCAGCACATCGGTGGTGGTTTATCTCAGGGATCCTATTTACCGAGCTACGTTTCTCCGAATTTTGGTTCGGCCGATCCGTTTTTCAATGCGCAAAGCAGCTTGTATACTGCCAATGAACTTGGCGTTTCGCAATCATTAATCAATAGTTATGAGCCTGGAGACCTTCGTTATCCGTTAACGATCAGAACCAGTTTTATCGCTACCAACGGACAACCGGATAATTCCAATTTCTTCGTGAAATTCCGTGAGAAAGGTATTGCATTAAGCAACCGTTACGATTGGCCAATCAATTTCCCTATTATCAGATATGCAGATGTTATCTTGATGTATGCAGAAATTTTAAATTCTCAGGGAAATACAAGTCAGGCAGTTCCACATCTTAACAGAATCCGTCAGAGAGCAGGTTTAGCACCGCTTCCAACCTCAATGTCTGCAGCAGATTTCACTACAGCGCTTCGTAAGGAAAGAAGAGTGGAGTTTGCAGGGGAAGGAGTGTACTGGCACGATTTGGTTCGTTGGAACACAGGAGTTGCGGTAATCAATCAGGCTGCGGCTCAGTTAAATTACAACTTTACGATTACAACAAACGATTATCTGTATCAGATTCCATTATCTCAGATTCAGGTAGCGGGATACGAGCAGAATCCTTAA
- a CDS encoding cupin domain-containing protein, translating to MKKSNSTVLTILAVITLSCKEKNNETAETQISPKHEMLFPKGNKVPNDKFTGTVYQAILSDEGTRVSNVTFEPNGRTHWHNHPGGQTLLVTDGVGYHQEEGKPVQKIKKGDLIKIARNVKHWHGGSDTESMTHIAVSIDHGKNPSQWFEELNNEEFKREISKK from the coding sequence ATGAAGAAGTCAAATTCAACAGTACTTACTATTTTAGCTGTGATCACCCTTTCATGCAAAGAGAAAAATAATGAAACTGCAGAAACTCAGATTTCTCCAAAACATGAAATGCTGTTCCCCAAAGGCAACAAGGTCCCCAATGACAAATTCACAGGAACGGTTTATCAGGCAATTTTGAGCGATGAGGGAACCCGTGTAAGCAACGTCACTTTTGAACCCAACGGGCGTACGCATTGGCACAACCATCCCGGCGGACAGACACTGTTGGTGACAGACGGCGTTGGCTATCATCAGGAAGAAGGAAAACCTGTACAGAAAATCAAAAAAGGAGATTTGATAAAAATCGCAAGAAATGTAAAACACTGGCATGGAGGCTCAGACACAGAATCAATGACGCATATTGCAGTAAGCATCGATCATGGGAAAAACCCTTCCCAATGGTTTGAGGAATTAAATAATGAAGAATTTAAACGTGAAATTTCAAAGAAATAA
- a CDS encoding phosphatase PAP2 family protein codes for MTDREIQIRQQAYALTLCTIVFMIVYNLCTLYASNLSSVPSFIFDFERSIPFIPWTIIPYMAGGLFFCLVFFCCKSKEQLKTLTLRMLFVICIAGFCFVTVPLRFSFAKQEVPNALLNLPFSFLTQFDSPFNQSPSLHIVFAFVFWSVLKEVDKWRLFFMISLILVGISTLTTYQHHLVDILTGTVLAHLSFIVFPVRKNDSKYINSRIANYYFLAGWIFILGTMLLYSYSGFEAMIFFFPAMITFGVGFYYKKNNSNPLSVLLLTLRQNRRPSTKD; via the coding sequence ATGACTGACAGGGAAATACAGATTCGGCAACAGGCATACGCATTAACACTTTGTACCATAGTGTTTATGATTGTATATAATCTTTGCACCTTGTACGCCTCTAATTTGAGCAGCGTGCCATCGTTTATTTTTGATTTTGAAAGATCAATACCATTTATCCCGTGGACGATTATACCCTACATGGCTGGAGGGCTTTTTTTCTGCCTTGTGTTTTTTTGCTGTAAAAGTAAGGAGCAGCTGAAGACATTAACTCTGAGAATGCTCTTTGTAATCTGTATTGCCGGCTTTTGCTTTGTTACAGTTCCTCTGCGATTTTCATTCGCTAAACAAGAGGTTCCAAACGCACTTTTGAACCTTCCGTTTTCTTTTTTAACACAGTTTGATTCACCATTCAACCAATCTCCTTCTTTACATATTGTTTTTGCTTTTGTATTTTGGTCAGTACTCAAAGAGGTGGACAAATGGCGCCTGTTCTTTATGATTTCACTTATTCTTGTAGGAATTTCAACATTAACAACGTATCAGCATCATTTGGTAGATATTTTGACGGGAACTGTACTTGCACATCTCAGCTTTATAGTGTTTCCTGTACGTAAGAATGATTCAAAATACATCAACAGCAGAATAGCTAATTATTATTTTCTTGCGGGATGGATTTTTATTTTGGGAACAATGTTATTATACAGTTACAGTGGTTTTGAAGCGATGATATTCTTTTTTCCTGCAATGATAACATTTGGAGTTGGTTTTTATTACAAGAAAAATAACAGCAACCCATTGTCAGTATTACTTTTAACGTTAAGACAAAACAGGCGTCCGTCTACTAAAGATTAA
- a CDS encoding helix-turn-helix domain-containing protein, which yields MIIFFICHLFYSQAYYAELRNKYWQFEENDENAFAYINIYIKSSKRDKNYAELFQAYSDAIKYSSNKKMQYADSAVAAAKLSKDPDVIGNAYLAKGSVFYFTHRKFKPALHEYLKAYKYLENSNDPFLKNRNLYYIGVVKSYLGYYNEAADIFRKSVAFFKPNTTGNIHPNLIFNNQKGYLNSLHQLIVCEQAMGDYKNAVIHTEQGLKETPATNDFEQERSYFYKTKGINEIHQKNYTEAISDLNKSIPGLKKVNDFSWISAIHYYSGVSYRNKGDLKEAVKQYKAVDSIFKKHHFIFPQTRKNYEELIDYYKKENNPQQELYYTRQLLKVDSVLTNDFKYLADRIHREYDTKSLLQAKANLENKNSFAKKLVIILSIALLILGGLVFYWFKRKKDLQKKYNHILNELNSVRPEVIQIQEKNIEKSSKLDPAVIKTLKDKFKEFEKSKRFLEKGITAGRLAAEFETNATYFSQFVSEFKDSNFNTYVNNLRIKYAVDQIYNHKEWRKYSVEDIALACGFSNRQSFSNFFYEQNGMRPAEFLKKRNEEILAERKIG from the coding sequence ATGATTATCTTTTTTATATGTCATCTTTTTTATTCGCAGGCATATTACGCTGAGTTGAGGAATAAATACTGGCAGTTTGAGGAGAATGATGAGAACGCTTTTGCATACATCAATATTTATATTAAATCATCAAAAAGAGATAAAAACTATGCAGAACTTTTTCAGGCATACAGTGACGCCATAAAATATTCTTCCAACAAAAAGATGCAATATGCAGACAGTGCTGTTGCTGCTGCCAAACTCTCAAAAGATCCTGACGTAATTGGTAATGCTTACCTTGCAAAAGGCAGTGTTTTCTATTTTACGCACCGAAAATTCAAACCTGCTTTGCATGAATATTTAAAGGCATACAAATACCTTGAAAATTCAAATGATCCATTCCTGAAGAACAGGAATCTCTACTACATTGGAGTTGTGAAAAGCTATCTTGGCTATTACAATGAAGCTGCAGATATTTTTAGAAAAAGCGTTGCATTTTTCAAACCCAATACAACGGGAAATATTCATCCCAATCTTATATTTAACAACCAAAAGGGATATTTGAATTCCCTGCACCAGCTGATCGTCTGTGAGCAGGCAATGGGAGATTATAAAAATGCGGTCATACACACAGAACAGGGTTTGAAAGAAACCCCCGCAACAAATGATTTTGAGCAGGAACGAAGTTATTTTTACAAAACCAAAGGCATCAACGAAATTCATCAGAAAAATTACACAGAAGCCATAAGTGATCTCAATAAATCAATTCCGGGTTTGAAAAAGGTGAATGATTTTTCGTGGATTTCAGCGATACATTATTATTCAGGGGTGAGTTACAGGAATAAAGGCGATTTGAAAGAAGCTGTAAAACAATACAAAGCTGTTGATTCCATTTTCAAAAAACACCATTTCATTTTTCCGCAGACCAGAAAAAATTATGAGGAACTGATAGATTATTATAAAAAAGAAAATAATCCTCAGCAGGAATTGTATTACACCCGCCAGCTCCTTAAGGTAGACAGCGTTCTCACCAATGATTTTAAATATCTTGCCGACCGCATTCACAGGGAATATGATACCAAATCTTTGCTTCAGGCTAAGGCTAATCTGGAAAACAAAAACAGTTTTGCCAAAAAACTGGTCATCATCCTGTCAATTGCTTTACTGATTTTAGGCGGGCTGGTTTTTTACTGGTTTAAAAGGAAAAAAGATCTTCAGAAAAAGTACAATCATATTTTGAATGAACTAAATTCCGTGAGGCCTGAGGTTATTCAGATTCAGGAAAAAAACATTGAGAAAAGCTCAAAACTTGATCCCGCTGTCATTAAAACCCTGAAAGACAAATTTAAGGAGTTTGAAAAAAGCAAAAGATTTCTTGAAAAAGGAATTACCGCAGGAAGATTGGCTGCAGAATTTGAAACCAACGCCACTTATTTTTCTCAGTTTGTGAGCGAATTTAAAGACAGTAATTTTAATACTTATGTGAATAATTTAAGGATAAAATATGCCGTTGATCAAATTTACAATCATAAAGAATGGCGAAAATACTCTGTTGAAGACATTGCATTGGCTTGCGGCTTCAGCAACAGACAAAGTTTTTCAAATTTTTTCTATGAGCAAAACGGTATGAGACCCGCAGAATTCCTCAAAAAACGGAACGAAGAAATTCTGGCTGAAAGAAAAATTGGCTGA
- a CDS encoding lactonase family protein, whose amino-acid sequence MKTLLMCMVVFLYSNLFGQKTFVFFGSFNWDKEKDGIFVYELDTFKGSLSKVTTVRNIKNPSFLTLSADGKYVFACTDSKTEKDGSVSSFRFNSKNKSLTFINSQKSGGENPVYLAAHKNGKWLVNGNYTEGSVSVYPILVDGKIQPFVQNIQFSEGSVNKMRQDRAHIHSTVFSPDFRYVFLPDLGADKIRCYQFNEDRNKPLESCSQPFIKTTAGSGPRHFTFHPNGNFAYVIEEMGGAVSAYQYKEGNLTNIQRIFTHSDKFKEGFESSDIHISPDGKFLYASNRGSENNIAIFAIENDGTLKTVGYQSTKGKHPRAFGMDEMGKFIIVANTRTGKVVVFKRNSETGLLKKAGRKIKIKNVSAVQIRKY is encoded by the coding sequence TTGAAGACATTATTAATGTGCATGGTTGTTTTTCTCTACTCAAATTTATTTGGGCAAAAGACTTTTGTATTTTTTGGCTCGTTTAACTGGGATAAAGAAAAGGATGGAATTTTTGTTTATGAATTAGACACATTTAAAGGAAGTTTATCGAAAGTGACGACTGTAAGAAATATTAAAAACCCTTCTTTTCTCACGCTTTCTGCCGATGGAAAATACGTTTTTGCCTGCACAGACAGTAAAACTGAAAAAGACGGTAGTGTGAGCAGTTTTAGATTTAATTCTAAAAACAAATCGCTTACTTTCATCAACAGTCAAAAAAGTGGTGGTGAAAATCCGGTATACTTAGCTGCTCACAAAAATGGCAAATGGCTTGTAAACGGGAACTACACGGAAGGAAGCGTCTCTGTTTATCCGATTTTGGTAGATGGGAAAATTCAGCCTTTTGTTCAGAATATACAGTTTTCTGAAGGGAGTGTTAATAAAATGCGGCAGGACAGAGCTCACATCCATTCAACAGTATTTTCGCCGGATTTCAGGTATGTTTTTCTGCCGGATTTGGGAGCGGATAAAATCAGATGCTATCAGTTTAATGAAGATAGAAACAAGCCGTTGGAGAGTTGCAGCCAACCTTTTATCAAAACTACTGCGGGAAGCGGGCCAAGGCATTTCACATTTCATCCCAACGGAAATTTTGCTTATGTGATTGAAGAAATGGGAGGTGCTGTAAGTGCTTATCAATATAAAGAAGGAAATTTAACTAATATTCAGCGGATTTTTACGCATTCTGACAAATTCAAAGAAGGTTTCGAAAGTTCCGATATTCATATTTCTCCCGACGGGAAGTTTCTGTATGCTTCAAACCGTGGTTCTGAAAACAATATCGCCATTTTTGCCATTGAAAATGATGGAACTTTAAAAACAGTGGGTTATCAGTCAACAAAAGGGAAGCATCCACGTGCTTTTGGGATGGATGAGATGGGAAAATTTATCATTGTTGCGAACACGAGAACTGGAAAAGTTGTAGTTTTTAAAAGAAATTCGGAGACGGGATTACTGAAAAAAGCGGGCAGAAAAATTAAAATTAAAAATGTTTCTGCGGTGCAGATCAGAAAATATTAA